The Candidatus Methanomethylicota archaeon genome contains the following window.
GGATGCACTCTGCATACATGCCCTCTCAGTTATATTGCATTATGCTGTTGCATTGGATGAGGGGGCTGACCCAGTTAAACTAGGCTTAACCAAGCCAGAAGATAAAGAGCATGCATATCTCCAATGTGTTGATCCATGGAAGCCATACACTGATGGTGGAACAGTTATATTTAGGGTGAGGAGGGTAAAGTGAAGGTTGCAATAGTGTTGGGGACGAGGCCTGAAATAATAAAGATGTCACCAATAATAAGGGGGCTGGAAGGGAGGGGTATGGAATTCTTCATACTACACACTGGGCAACACTACTCCTATAACTTGGATCAAGTATTCTTCGAACAGTTG
Protein-coding sequences here:
- a CDS encoding TIGR04076 family protein; translated protein: DALCIHALSVILHYAVALDEGADPVKLGLTKPEDKEHAYLQCVDPWKPYTDGGTVIFRVRRVK